TCCAAAAGCTATCTTTTGGTACAGATGGGCCACTTAGCGAAGCGGTTTTACACCTGAAAAATTTAATGTTTTATGCAGGAATCGATGTAACGGTTTCGGATAAAATCTCTACCGCCATCTGGGAAAAGTTTATATTTATTTCCCCTACTGCTACTTCCACGTCTTATTTCGATTGTACCATCGGAAAGGTATTGGAAGAAAATATTGAAACTGTTCTGAAATTAATTGAAGAAGTGAAAAACCTTGCCCTGGCTAAAGGTATAACCATTAGCGATGACATTTCGGGCAAAACACTAAATACGATGAAATCGATGCCCTACGAGGTTACCTCATCCATGCACCGCGATTATCTCAATCAGAAACCGCAAACAGAAGTCGAGTCGTTAACAGGCTACATTGTACGCGAAGCAGAAAAACTTGGTACGGCTGCACCTACTTATCAAAAGCTGTATGAAGGATTACTTAAAAAATGATCGGTATAAGTGTTTAAAGATCAGTCTATTTTGATTGAAAATATCGATTTACTGAAAAAAAATAAGGAAAATTTAAAGTAATATTGAGTTTCATCCGTTTACTGGGTTATTAAGCAAAATTTAGTGCCAACAAACGAACCTCAAAATATCATTTCAACGGTTGCCAATTATGGCAAGCGCTTATTCAGTTTCATCCGTGGAAGGGTGAATACAGATGAGGATGCAGAAGATATTTTACAGGATGTTTGGTTTCAGCTTAGCAACCAGCCTGAAGTTGGTGCCATTGAGCAGATTAGTGGTTGGCTATATCGGGTGGCCAGAAATAAGATCACCGATAAATACCGTAAACAAAAAGAAGAATCGTTAGAAGATTTTACTTTCGAAGGAGAAGATGGCGAAATCAATTTTAAAGAAATTTTACTTGCCGAGGCTTACTCGCCAGAAGAGGAGAGTTTAAAGAAACTA
The nucleotide sequence above comes from Pedobacter riviphilus. Encoded proteins:
- a CDS encoding ketopantoate reductase family protein: MLNKTRIVIVGIGGVGGYFGGLLSKQYANGNDVEIVFVARGEHLNEIQNKGLTVIKGNESFVTKPYLATDDYSKIGEADYIIICTKSYDLKQTLEKLKPLISHRTILLPLLNGVSATDEILEILPQANVLKGCAFIVSKIKSPGIIENSGNIQKLSFGTDGPLSEAVLHLKNLMFYAGIDVTVSDKISTAIWEKFIFISPTATSTSYFDCTIGKVLEENIETVLKLIEEVKNLALAKGITISDDISGKTLNTMKSMPYEVTSSMHRDYLNQKPQTEVESLTGYIVREAEKLGTAAPTYQKLYEGLLKK
- a CDS encoding RNA polymerase sigma factor; amino-acid sequence: MPTNEPQNIISTVANYGKRLFSFIRGRVNTDEDAEDILQDVWFQLSNQPEVGAIEQISGWLYRVARNKITDKYRKQKEESLEDFTFEGEDGEINFKEILLAEAYSPEEESLKKLFWDQLFLALEELPENQRYVFVQNELEERTFQELADESGENIKTLISRKGYAVKHLRNRLQNLYQEFINY